In the Chloroflexaceae bacterium genome, CATCGGCAACCGCACGCAACTGGAATGGGGCGGCGGCGTCTGCCAGGTTTCCACCACTGTGTTCCGCGCCGGTTTCTGGGCCGGGTTGCCGATCACCGAGCGCCATGCCCACGCCTTTTACATTAGCTGGTACGATCGCTTCGGCCTCGGCCCCTATGGCGATGGGCAGGGCCTCGACGCGGCCATCTACACCGGCGTCGCTGACCTGAAGTTCGTCAACGATACCGGGGCCTGGCTGCTGATGCAGACCGAAGTGGATGAAGTGAACCAGGTGCTGACGGTGCAACTCTACGGCGCGCCGCCCAACCGGCAGGTGCAACTGGAGGGGCCGCTGATCACCAATGAGGTGCGCGCCCCGGCGGAGCCTGTCTACGTTGATGACCCGACCTTGCCCCGCGGCGCCGTGCGTCAGAGTGATGTGGCCCGCAGCGGGCGGGACATTACCGTGTATCGGGTAATTGTTGAGAATGGGGCGGAAGTGAGCCGGGAGGCGTTCTTCACCCGCTTCCGGGCCTGGCCGAACATCTTTGTCCGTGGAACCGGCTGAGCTATGGCGCCTCCGGCTGTGATCTGCCCGGCCTGCGGGCACGCTAATCCGCCAGGCTCCCGCTTCTGCAACGCCTGCGGGGCGCGGGTCGCACCTACCGTTCCGGCGCCCCCTCCTGCGGACGGGGCGGGCGCAACCCGTTCTGGCGTTGCCGCTGCGCCCCAGGTCGGGTTGCCCCGTGGTGCGGCGATTGATCCGCAGGGCCGCTACATCGTGGAGCGAGCGATTGGCAAAGGCGGTTTCGCCGAGGCCTACCTGGTCAACGACCGGCAACTGAACCGTTTCGCCGTCGCAAAGCGGCACAACCCCAATCCGGCCTGGAGCGCCCGCACCCGCGAGTTTGCCGCCCGCAACTTCGCCCGTGAGGCCGAGTTGCTGGTAACACTCAACACCCCCGGCCATCCCAACATTCCAGAGATCTACGAGTACCTGCCCGAGCAGGGCGTGCTGGTGATGAAGTACGTCGAGGGTCGCGACCTCAGCCAGATCGTGCGCGAACGTGGCGGCGTCCTGCCCCCCGAAATCGCCCTGCCTATTGTCCGTGACGTCGCCGCGGCCCTGGCCTACATGCATAGCCGGCGCCCAGAACCAGTGCTCCATCGCGACGTGAAGCCCTCGAATATCATCATTGACAGCGCCGGGCGGGTCTGGCTGATTGACTTTGGGCTCTCGCGGGTAGCCCCTATGCAGCCCGATCTCAACCCCCAGCATACGCAGCTTGCCGGCACGCTTGGCTTCACGCCCCCCGAGCAGTGGCGCGGTCAGGCCGGGCCGCGCAGCGATGTCTATGCACTGGCGGCCACGCTGCACACCATTCTTACCGGTCACCAGCCCACCCTGACCCGCGCCGAGTTGCCCGATTTTCTCCGTGGAGCCATCAATCCCTTTCCGCCGGTGCGAAGCCTCAATCCCAACCTGCATCCCGATATTGCCGCGCTGATTGCCCGTGGCCTGGCCTTCCGCCCCGAAGACCGGCCCGGCGCCGCGGAAATGGTAGCGGCCCTGGACCGGCTGATCGCCCCGCCGAAACGTTCGCCGCTCCAGGCCCCCGACGGCACGGCCATTCCTGACGAGCACGCCCTGGCCCTCTGGGTTGAGAAGCACTGGCAACAGGCCGCAAACTGGCTCTACGGCGCGCTCCCCGACCAGGTAACGCAGTTGTGGGGGCGCAATAAGCTGGCCGCGGATATGCGGGCGATTGTTGCTCGCAACCCGACCGATCAAGACGCCGGGCTTGACGAACTGCTCGCCACCCTGGACCCGGCAGGCTTCGGCGCAGCCTCGCCGCGCCTGGTGGCCGACCGGCGCGTGATCGACTACGGCGCCCTCGGTGTGGACGAACGGCGCGCGGAGTGGGTGGTGCTTTCCAACGCAGGCCGGCGCCTGTTGCAACTGGAGATCGAAACTCCGCGCTGGGCGCTGCCGGCCCAACCGCGGCTCAGCCTGCGCCCTGGCCAGCAGTGCCGCCTTAAAGTCACCGCCGATATGCGTCGGCTGCGCGATGGCGGCCGCCTACAGGGCACGCTGCTCCTGAGAGACCGCTCCGGCGTCGCCTTTCGCGTTGAACTGCAGGCCCACCTCTCGCGCTGGCGGGCGCTGTGGGTGCGCGGCGTGGTTGGGCAGCGCTCGCCCGACTGGGAGGGGGGCGCGGTCCGGCGCCTGCGCCAGCTCAACGGGCATCGCGGCGCCGTCTGGGGCCTTGACGTGTCGCCCGATGGCCGGCTGCTGGCCTCAGGCGGCTGGGATGGCACGGTGCGGCTCTGGCGCGTAGCGGACGGCGCGCAGACGGCGATGCTCGATGAACAGGGCATCAATGTCCTCAGTGTAGCCTTCAGCCCCGACGGCCAGTTCGTCGCCGCGACCGGCGGCAGCGAGGTTGTCCGGCTCTGGCAGCTCCGCACGGGGCGCCTGCTGCGCGCCATCGGGGGCAACCGGGGCTATTTCAGCAGCGTCGCCTTTGGCCCTACCGGGAGCATGCTGATCACCGCCGGGGCTGACCGGGTGGTGTGTCTATGGCGAACGAGTGACGGGGCGCTCCTTGAACGCATCGCCCCCGAAGGAGGCGCCCTGAGCCTGGCGGTTGGCCCCGGAGGGCACAGCCTGGCTGTGGGGTGCGGCGATGGGCGGATCAGGATCTACGACCTGACCCGCGGTGCAGCGAAGAGCGTGCTGGAGGGCCATCGCGGTGCGGTAATCGGCCTGGCGTTCAGCAAGGACGGCACGCTGCTGCTCTCCACCAGCGGCGATGGGCCGGTGCTGCTGTGGGATATGGAGGCAGGAACGCTCCGCCACCGCCTCCAGGGTCATGAGAGCAGCGTGCGCGTGGTCGCCCTGCATCCCGAGGGTCTGGTAGCGGCTGCGGGCAGCATTGATGGGGAGATCCGCCTGTGGCAGACGGTTGACGGCAGGTTGCGGCAGGTCCTCAGCGGGCACGGCAGCGGGGTAGTTGGCCTGGCCTTCGCGCCTACGGGCGCCTTGCTCGCCTCGAGTTCGGGCGATGGCGTGATCAACCTGTGGAAGCCAGGATGATGCGATTTTGGATTTTGGATTTTGGATTGCGGCAAGGGGGAGGGTCTGGGAGGGCAAGGCCCTCCCGGAGATATCCGTGGCCCACACGTGCAGCAATCACCCCCGTTTGACCGAACGCAGCAGCACGTCGGCAAGCTCCTGGTAGCGGCCCATTGCGCGATACTTGGCGTAGCGGCGCTGCAGGAGCGTGGGCAGGTCCAGGGCGCACAATTCATCGAGGTGGGCCTGGATGCGCTTGCCGAGGGTAGTAATCGCCTCCTGGGGGTTCAGGTGCGCGCCGCCGGGCGGTTCGGGCACCACCTCATCAATAATCTCCAGAGCGTAGAGATCCTGAGCGGTGAGCTTCAGGGCGCTGGCGGCGTCGGGGGCGCGGGCGGCATCGCGCCAGAGGATCGAGGCGGCGGCTTCAGGCGAGGCTACGGAGTAGATCGCGTTCTCCTGCATCAGAATGCGGTCGCCTACGCTGATCGCCAGCGCCCCGCCGCTGCCGCCTTCGCCGATCACCGCTGCCACAATGGGCGTGCGCAGGTTGGTCATCGCGTGGATGCACTCGGCAATGGCGTTGGCCTGGCCGCGCTCCTCGGACTCCTTGTTGGGGTTGGCGCCCGGAGTGTCAACGAAGCAGATCAGTGGCAGGCCGAACTTCTCGGCGTGGCGCATCAGCCGCAGGGCCTTGCGGTAGCCCTCAGGATGGGGCATGCCGAAGTTGCGGCGCATGTTCTCGCGCGTATCGCCGCCCTTCTGGTGGCCAATCACTACCACCGTGCGCTCGCCAAAAGCAGCGAGACCGCCGACCACCGCAGGGTCATCGCCGAAGCGCCGGTCGCCGTGCAGTTCGACAAAATCTTCGCACAGCGCAAAAACATAATCGAGCGTGTGCGGGCGCTGCGGCTGGCGAGCGCGAAGCACTCTGTCCCAGGCGCTGAGTTGTTCCTGGTTCGCCGTGGCGAGAACGTGTGGCTCCATCAGGGCCTCCCGTTGGCATAAGCCGCCGCCTGGCCGGCAGGCGCGCGCTCGGTCTGGCGCCGGCGATCGTAGTGGCGCAGCAGGCGGGCAAGCACGTCGCGCAGTTCGTTGCGCGGTACGACCATGTCAATCATGCCGTGCTCGAGCATAAACTCGGCCGTCTGGAACCCGGCGGGCAGCTTCTGGCGGATGATCTGCTCGATCAGCCGCTTGCCGGCGAAACCGATGTTGGCGCCCGGCTCGGCGATGATAATGTCGGCCACCGAAGGGTAGGAAGCGGTGACGCCGCCATAGCACGGGTCCACCAGCACGGCGATATGCGGCTGGCCCGCCTCGGCCAGGCGGTTGAGGGCCATAGTCACCTTGGCCATCTGCATTAGCGCGATAACGCCCTCTTGCTGGCGCGCGCCGCCGGAGGTGTTGATGGTCAGCAGAGGGATGCCCATCTCGGCGGCGCGCTCGGCGGCGCGGGCCATCTTCTCGCCATAGACGCTGCCCATCGAGGCGCCCATGAAGCTGAAGTCGCCCACGCCCAGGGCCAGCACGATGCCGTTGATGCTGCCGACGCCAGCGATCACCGCGTCGGCCATGCCGGTGCGCTGCTGTGACTTCTTGAGCTTGACGGCGTAACTTTCGTCGGGGGTTACGAAGCCAAGGGGATCGGTGGGCAGCAGGTGCACGTCCGTTTCGCTGAAAGAACCCACATCGAGGAGGCCGAGCCACTCGTGGGCGCTCATGCGCATGTGATGCCCGCACTTGGGGCAGACCTTCAGGTTGTCGTACAACTGCTTTTTGTAGATGATCTCGCGGCAGGCGCTGCATTTGACCCACAGGTCATCGGGGATCTGCGCCTGCTCGGAGATCTCGGCCGACGAGAAGCTCTTCCTGGTGCGGCGGAACAACTCTTTCACGTCCGGGTGCTCTTTCTAAGGGCCAGGCCCCGTGAATGAGTTTAGAATCCTTTGTGTTGAACATCACAGATGGTCTGGATGGTATTATAACATGGCTTTGACGCAACGAGACATGAACGCCGCAGTGGTGTTGTAGGGGCAACCCTGAGGGTTGCCCTGCACGCAACGAGACATGAACGCCGCGCCGGTGTTGTAGGGCAACCCTCAGGGTTGCCCTGCCTGCCTGGATGGAGAAAACTTATGCCCATCAAGTCCGACCGCTGGATCCGCAAGATGGCCCTGGAGCATGGCATGATTGACCCGTTTGTTGACGGACAGGTACGCGAAGGGGTTATTTCGTATGGTTTAACATCATATGGTTACGATCTGCGAGTGGCTGATGAATTCAAGGTGTTTACGAATGTCTGGAACGTAATCGTTGATCCAAAACGTATCGATCCACGATCGTTCGTAGATATGAAGGTCGATCATATAGACATTCCGCCAAACTCGTTTGCCCTGGGTCGTTCAGTAGAACGCTTCCGCATCCCGCGCAGCGTCTCCTGCATCGTGATCGGCAAGAGCACCTATGCCCGCTGCGGCATTCTGGTGAACATTACGCCGCTGGAGCCGGAGTGGGAGGGCTATGTGACGATCGAGATCAGCAACACCACTCCGCTGCCGGCGCGGATCTACGCCAACGAGGGGATCGGCCAGGTGATCTTTCTGGAGAGCGACGAGGTGTGCGAGGTGTCGTATGCCGACAAGCGCGGAAAGTACCAGGGCCAGGTGGGCATTGTGCTGCCGCGGATTGATCGCGGCCCCTGATACGATTGCCAGCCGCGGCTTTTCGATTGTGGGGTCCCGGCGCGGCGCATAGGGGTGCGGTCTCAGGCAGTGGGCGGGGAAATATTCGTTTCCCCGCCCAATCCATACGCCTCGGGAAGGTTTGTACGACGCGATCCGGGCGGCTGGCCGCACGTAGCGCCACGTCGCGGCCTTCAGACCCGCTCGCCCAGCGCGGCAAGGGCCTGCCGGGTCACGTCGCGGATCTGGCTGTAGCTAATGGTGGCCAGGGCCTCGGCGGGCGCTGCCCAGCGCGCTTCGCTGATGCCCTCGGCGGTGGCAGGCACGGGGGTGGCGCGGTCGGCGCGGGCCAGGAAGTAGGTAACTTCCTTGTCGCGCCACGCGCCATGCTTGAGAATCGGGTAGCTCACGCGGGCGAGGGGGCCTTCGATGGTGCAGGCGATGCCGGTCTCCTCGGCGATCTCGCGCACGGCCGCGGCCTCCTCAGCCTCGTCCGGCTCAACATGGCCCTTGGGCAGGGTCCACTCGCCATAGCGGTCTTTGATCAGCAACACTAGCAGGATGCCGTCATTGCCGCGGGTATAGACGACCGCGCCTGCCGCGCGCACGGGCTTCTGGCTCATCGCAGGCCAAACATTTCACTGAGCTTCGTCTCAATGGTTACGAACCAGGCGCCGAGGTCGCTGCCGCTGGCCAACCGGGTCATAGCCTCAAGCCGGCCGGTCGCCAGCAGCACGCCGATGGCGATCATGAGCAGACCGCCGATAACGCTGGTGGTGTGCAGGTAGAGGGTGCGGCCAAAGAGGCGCACCTCGAAGCCGCGCCCGCTGATCATGCGCCAGAACCGCGAGCCGCGGCCCAGGCGGTTGAAGAAGGTGGCGACGATGATCAGCGGCAACCCCAGGCCCACGGCGTAGATAAAGGCCAGCACCGCGCCCTGCAGCACCGCGACGTTCTCCGAGACGGCGAGCATGGTCATGAAGGCGCCGAACAGCGGCCCGGCGCAGGCCGTCCAGCCCAGGGCGAAGGTGGCCCCATAGAGGTACGAGCCGAGCAGCGTGGCGGCGGGACGCTCGTCAATCTGCATGCCGGCGAAACCCTTGCCAAAAATGCCCAGCGCGCCAAAGATGACGATCACAATCCCGCCGATCACCTGCAACAGATCGCGGTTGGCGAAGAGCAGGCCGGTCAGGGCGCTGATGGCCCCGCCGAGCAGGGTCAGGGTCGTGGCGAGGCCGAAGAAGAAGGCCAGGCTCATG is a window encoding:
- a CDS encoding WD40 repeat domain-containing serine/threonine-protein kinase; the encoded protein is MAPPAVICPACGHANPPGSRFCNACGARVAPTVPAPPPADGAGATRSGVAAAPQVGLPRGAAIDPQGRYIVERAIGKGGFAEAYLVNDRQLNRFAVAKRHNPNPAWSARTREFAARNFAREAELLVTLNTPGHPNIPEIYEYLPEQGVLVMKYVEGRDLSQIVRERGGVLPPEIALPIVRDVAAALAYMHSRRPEPVLHRDVKPSNIIIDSAGRVWLIDFGLSRVAPMQPDLNPQHTQLAGTLGFTPPEQWRGQAGPRSDVYALAATLHTILTGHQPTLTRAELPDFLRGAINPFPPVRSLNPNLHPDIAALIARGLAFRPEDRPGAAEMVAALDRLIAPPKRSPLQAPDGTAIPDEHALALWVEKHWQQAANWLYGALPDQVTQLWGRNKLAADMRAIVARNPTDQDAGLDELLATLDPAGFGAASPRLVADRRVIDYGALGVDERRAEWVVLSNAGRRLLQLEIETPRWALPAQPRLSLRPGQQCRLKVTADMRRLRDGGRLQGTLLLRDRSGVAFRVELQAHLSRWRALWVRGVVGQRSPDWEGGAVRRLRQLNGHRGAVWGLDVSPDGRLLASGGWDGTVRLWRVADGAQTAMLDEQGINVLSVAFSPDGQFVAATGGSEVVRLWQLRTGRLLRAIGGNRGYFSSVAFGPTGSMLITAGADRVVCLWRTSDGALLERIAPEGGALSLAVGPGGHSLAVGCGDGRIRIYDLTRGAAKSVLEGHRGAVIGLAFSKDGTLLLSTSGDGPVLLWDMEAGTLRHRLQGHESSVRVVALHPEGLVAAAGSIDGEIRLWQTVDGRLRQVLSGHGSGVVGLAFAPTGALLASSSGDGVINLWKPG
- a CDS encoding acetyl-CoA carboxylase carboxyltransferase subunit alpha translates to MEPHVLATANQEQLSAWDRVLRARQPQRPHTLDYVFALCEDFVELHGDRRFGDDPAVVGGLAAFGERTVVVIGHQKGGDTRENMRRNFGMPHPEGYRKALRLMRHAEKFGLPLICFVDTPGANPNKESEERGQANAIAECIHAMTNLRTPIVAAVIGEGGSGGALAISVGDRILMQENAIYSVASPEAAASILWRDAARAPDAASALKLTAQDLYALEIIDEVVPEPPGGAHLNPQEAITTLGKRIQAHLDELCALDLPTLLQRRYAKYRAMGRYQELADVLLRSVKRG
- the accD gene encoding acetyl-CoA carboxylase, carboxyltransferase subunit beta, giving the protein MKELFRRTRKSFSSAEISEQAQIPDDLWVKCSACREIIYKKQLYDNLKVCPKCGHHMRMSAHEWLGLLDVGSFSETDVHLLPTDPLGFVTPDESYAVKLKKSQQRTGMADAVIAGVGSINGIVLALGVGDFSFMGASMGSVYGEKMARAAERAAEMGIPLLTINTSGGARQQEGVIALMQMAKVTMALNRLAEAGQPHIAVLVDPCYGGVTASYPSVADIIIAEPGANIGFAGKRLIEQIIRQKLPAGFQTAEFMLEHGMIDMVVPRNELRDVLARLLRHYDRRRQTERAPAGQAAAYANGRP
- the dcd gene encoding dCTP deaminase, producing the protein MPIKSDRWIRKMALEHGMIDPFVDGQVREGVISYGLTSYGYDLRVADEFKVFTNVWNVIVDPKRIDPRSFVDMKVDHIDIPPNSFALGRSVERFRIPRSVSCIVIGKSTYARCGILVNITPLEPEWEGYVTIEISNTTPLPARIYANEGIGQVIFLESDEVCEVSYADKRGKYQGQVGIVLPRIDRGP
- a CDS encoding NUDIX domain-containing protein; the encoded protein is MSQKPVRAAGAVVYTRGNDGILLVLLIKDRYGEWTLPKGHVEPDEAEEAAAVREIAEETGIACTIEGPLARVSYPILKHGAWRDKEVTYFLARADRATPVPATAEGISEARWAAPAEALATISYSQIRDVTRQALAALGERV
- a CDS encoding cytochrome c biogenesis CcdA family protein, which gives rise to MSSPSVDVPRKGGPSRRAMIALSVIGALALIVAVLSLNNGGAVNYLTGGSSVLVLALPVFLTGVLSFLSPCTLPILPAYFAVTFQARRHSIFLMSLAFFFGLATTLTLLGGAISALTGLLFANRDLLQVIGGIVIVIFGALGIFGKGFAGMQIDERPAATLLGSYLYGATFALGWTACAGPLFGAFMTMLAVSENVAVLQGAVLAFIYAVGLGLPLIIVATFFNRLGRGSRFWRMISGRGFEVRLFGRTLYLHTTSVIGGLLMIAIGVLLATGRLEAMTRLASGSDLGAWFVTIETKLSEMFGLR